In a genomic window of Deinococcus aestuarii:
- a CDS encoding S49 family peptidase — translation MAPFNIPFLSKAAEQLPNGLSRPTWVILDLTGPYPARQPANPIQALLSREETLEALGARVEKLQDADWLHGVLVRFSEFTAAPATAHAVRGILSRLAEDKRVVAFLPQLTMTALIAASGAREVVAPESADVMVPGFAVEPTFLGAFLKKHGIEFENLRIREYKAALTRFSQEAMDDANREQLSAFLAGLETAWARDLAAARGVSEDAARAWLTGDLTSARAALEAGLITGVAYEDELVGPGTRPLAAVLDLLMPSGRGGAKAGRVAVVPVIGTIVTGKSRNNSLPLPLLGGPMAGSDTVVASLRRAKKDDKTKAIVLYVDSGGGSALASDLIWREVATSDKPVVAVMGEYAASGGYYVLTHARRVIASPYTLTGSIGVVSGKPVMREFNARQGFRPEPVGRERALMYSPSRPYSEDERALVERGIGEVYDRFVSRVAEGRHLSPGRVNEIGRGRIWSGLDALNLGLVDELGDLHTGIERARELAGLSGDAPVWNVTPAKTGPLPEFAREAARAVGLEVWPFGRERVLTWLDTEVKVR, via the coding sequence ATGGCTCCCTTCAACATTCCCTTCCTGTCCAAGGCCGCCGAGCAGCTTCCCAACGGACTGAGCCGCCCGACCTGGGTCATCCTCGACCTGACCGGCCCCTACCCCGCTCGGCAGCCCGCCAACCCCATCCAGGCGCTGCTGAGCCGCGAGGAGACGCTGGAGGCCCTGGGGGCCCGGGTGGAGAAGCTGCAAGACGCCGACTGGCTGCACGGGGTCCTCGTCCGCTTCTCGGAGTTCACGGCGGCCCCGGCGACGGCCCACGCGGTGCGGGGAATCCTCTCGCGGCTGGCGGAGGACAAGCGGGTCGTCGCCTTCCTGCCGCAGCTCACGATGACGGCCCTGATCGCGGCGAGCGGGGCGCGCGAGGTCGTGGCCCCCGAGTCGGCGGACGTGATGGTGCCGGGCTTCGCGGTCGAGCCGACCTTCCTGGGCGCTTTCCTGAAAAAGCACGGCATCGAGTTCGAGAACCTGCGCATCCGCGAGTACAAGGCGGCCCTGACCCGCTTCTCGCAGGAGGCGATGGACGACGCCAACCGCGAGCAGCTCTCCGCCTTCCTCGCCGGGCTGGAAACCGCCTGGGCGCGCGACCTCGCCGCCGCGCGGGGGGTGAGCGAGGACGCAGCCCGCGCGTGGCTGACCGGGGACCTGACGAGCGCCCGCGCCGCCCTGGAGGCGGGGCTGATCACGGGCGTCGCCTACGAGGACGAACTCGTCGGCCCCGGCACCCGGCCCCTGGCGGCGGTGCTCGACCTGCTGATGCCGTCAGGGCGCGGGGGCGCGAAGGCGGGGCGGGTCGCCGTCGTTCCGGTGATCGGCACCATCGTCACCGGCAAGAGCCGCAACAACTCGCTGCCCCTGCCGCTCCTGGGCGGCCCGATGGCGGGGTCGGACACGGTGGTCGCCTCCTTACGGCGGGCCAAGAAGGACGACAAGACCAAGGCCATCGTCTTGTACGTGGACAGTGGGGGCGGCTCGGCGCTGGCGTCGGACCTGATCTGGCGGGAGGTCGCCACCTCCGACAAGCCCGTCGTCGCCGTGATGGGCGAGTACGCGGCGAGCGGCGGCTACTACGTCCTCACACATGCCAGGCGGGTGATCGCCAGCCCCTACACGCTGACGGGCAGCATCGGCGTGGTGAGCGGCAAGCCCGTGATGCGCGAGTTCAACGCCCGCCAGGGCTTCCGGCCCGAGCCCGTGGGCCGCGAGCGCGCCCTGATGTACTCCCCCTCCCGCCCCTACAGCGAGGACGAGCGGGCCCTGGTCGAGCGCGGCATCGGCGAGGTCTACGACCGCTTCGTGAGCCGGGTGGCCGAGGGCCGCCACCTCTCCCCGGGGCGCGTGAACGAGATCGGGCGGGGCCGCATCTGGAGTGGTCTCGACGCCCTGAATCTCGGCCTGGTGGACGAGCTGGGCGACCTCCACACCGGCATCGAGCGGGCGCGCGAACTCGCCGGGCTCTCCGGGGACGCCCCCGTCTGGAACGTCACCCCCGCCAAGACGGGCCCCCTCCCCGAGTTCGCCCGCGAGGCCGCCCGCGCCGTGGGGCTGGAGGTCTGGCCCTTCGGGCGCGAGCGGGTGCTGACGTGGCTGGATACGGAGGTGAAGGTCCGGTAA
- a CDS encoding group III truncated hemoglobin has product MTTTPLKDWERVEAATPDALPTAPGLLVPHDGGPVADVRDRPDRWALLTLVSGALRRGVPVLAWGTGAALVGRALGARVGAGEPGNADPPLASEWSEPPRGAAVERWAGEVPLLWRLGTVTAWAGVTLPDEVRTEFLAGLGQTAPRSAGSPLEEVGGEAALRTLLTDFYARARVDDLLGPVFETHVEDWEAHLDRVTAFWVTLLGGGAVWRGHLNEVHAGLGLRGLHLARWLALFGDSARAHLSPGAAALLTSRAEAMGARLGARRNPPHTGGVP; this is encoded by the coding sequence TTGACCACCACTCCTCTCAAGGACTGGGAGAGGGTGGAAGCGGCCACCCCGGACGCCCTGCCCACGGCGCCGGGCCTGCTCGTGCCCCACGACGGTGGGCCCGTGGCCGACGTGCGGGACCGGCCCGACCGCTGGGCGCTGCTGACCCTGGTGTCGGGGGCGTTGAGGCGCGGCGTGCCGGTGCTCGCCTGGGGCACGGGCGCGGCCCTCGTCGGGCGGGCGCTGGGGGCGCGGGTGGGGGCGGGTGAGCCCGGCAACGCGGACCCTCCCCTCGCCTCCGAGTGGAGTGAGCCCCCCCGGGGTGCCGCCGTGGAGCGGTGGGCGGGCGAGGTCCCGCTGCTCTGGCGGCTGGGCACCGTGACCGCCTGGGCCGGGGTGACGTTGCCGGACGAGGTGCGGACCGAGTTTTTGGCGGGGCTGGGCCAGACCGCGCCGCGTTCTGCGGGATCGCCCCTGGAAGAGGTCGGCGGGGAGGCGGCGCTGCGGACCCTGCTCACCGACTTCTACGCCCGGGCGCGGGTGGACGATCTGCTCGGCCCGGTCTTCGAGACGCACGTGGAGGACTGGGAGGCCCACCTGGACCGGGTGACGGCCTTCTGGGTGACGCTGCTGGGCGGTGGGGCCGTCTGGCGCGGCCACCTGAACGAGGTCCACGCGGGGCTGGGGCTCCGGGGGCTCCACCTCGCGCGCTGGCTGGCCCTCTTCGGGGACTCGGCGCGGGCGCACCTCTCGCCGGGGGCGGCGGCCCTCCTGACCTCGCGGGCGGAGGCGATGGGGGCGCGTTTGGGCGCGCGTCGGAACCCTCCTCATACCGGGGGCGTACCGTAG
- a CDS encoding c-type cytochrome produces MKNTFAVTMTLLLALTLGGSFAGYRIATTPHHEEGVGAAGKLAEGETPGGGDPTTGKVVSEEAPSAREAATGAAGAPGALGDVMQDQAGGTQSGENGAVAAPGSESNTGTQTGEAQEGDAQDGGAGEAGEASPGEGGATSAAGNAESGSAPGVSEDQAPAAGVSPEDGQGTGADAPSPTAAQSDETTQLGQTGASNVERGMAADPATGDAKAAEVANAITGNTADGQAKFVSACAGCHGQQGQGGIGPNLVATEGPRSWQLAQFEAALREGHAPGRDLGAVMPRFTEEQLSDEDVLNIYTYLRSVN; encoded by the coding sequence ATGAAGAACACCTTCGCCGTCACCATGACGCTGCTGCTGGCGCTCACGCTGGGCGGCTCGTTTGCCGGGTACCGCATCGCCACGACGCCCCACCACGAGGAGGGGGTGGGGGCCGCCGGGAAGCTCGCCGAGGGCGAGACCCCCGGGGGCGGGGACCCCACCACCGGCAAGGTCGTGAGCGAGGAGGCGCCGTCGGCGCGTGAGGCGGCCACCGGGGCGGCGGGCGCTCCCGGGGCGCTGGGCGACGTGATGCAGGACCAGGCGGGCGGCACCCAGTCGGGCGAGAACGGCGCGGTCGCCGCCCCCGGCAGCGAGTCGAACACCGGCACCCAGACGGGCGAGGCCCAGGAGGGCGACGCGCAAGACGGCGGCGCCGGGGAGGCCGGGGAGGCGAGCCCCGGCGAGGGCGGCGCGACCTCGGCGGCGGGCAATGCCGAGAGCGGCTCGGCGCCGGGGGTCTCCGAGGACCAGGCCCCCGCCGCGGGGGTGAGCCCGGAAGACGGCCAGGGAACGGGCGCCGACGCGCCCTCCCCGACCGCGGCCCAGAGCGACGAGACCACTCAGCTCGGGCAAACCGGGGCCTCCAACGTCGAGCGCGGCATGGCCGCCGACCCGGCCACGGGCGACGCCAAGGCCGCCGAGGTCGCCAACGCGATCACCGGCAACACCGCCGACGGTCAGGCGAAGTTCGTCTCCGCGTGCGCGGGCTGCCACGGCCAGCAGGGCCAGGGCGGCATCGGCCCGAACCTCGTCGCGACGGAGGGACCCCGGAGCTGGCAACTGGCGCAGTTCGAGGCCGCCCTGCGCGAGGGCCACGCCCCGGGCCGCGACCTCGGCGCCGTGATGCCCCGCTTCACCGAAGAGCAGCTCAGCGACGAGGATGTGCTCAACATCTACACCTACCTGCGCTCGGTGAACTGA
- a CDS encoding helical backbone metal receptor: protein MRLASLTASNSDILAALGVAGRVVAVDGHSDAPGLEGAVRVGPDLNIDVGALRSARPDLVLASLSVPGMERVVDGLRAAGLPTLVLDPVSVEGTLRDIREIGAAVGLPERGEALAARLEADLRALARPFPRPPRVLVEWWPRPIIAATRDSWVTGLLGTLGAVNALAGRPGRSSPLTLEEVRAARPDLIVCSWCGARRLRPEVIEARGLGVPVVCVPESGLGRPGPRLIEGARAIAAALAGLPVA, encoded by the coding sequence ATGCGCCTCGCCTCCCTGACCGCCAGCAACTCGGATATCCTCGCCGCGCTGGGGGTGGCGGGCCGGGTGGTCGCCGTGGACGGCCACAGCGACGCCCCCGGCCTGGAGGGCGCCGTGCGCGTGGGCCCCGACCTGAACATCGACGTGGGGGCGCTGCGCTCGGCCCGGCCCGACCTCGTGCTGGCGAGCCTGAGCGTGCCCGGCATGGAGCGGGTGGTGGACGGACTGCGGGCGGCAGGCCTGCCCACCCTGGTCCTCGATCCCGTCAGCGTGGAAGGCACCCTGCGCGACATCCGCGAGATCGGCGCGGCGGTCGGTCTGCCCGAGAGGGGAGAGGCGCTCGCCGCCCGGCTGGAGGCGGACCTGCGCGCCCTCGCCCGGCCCTTTCCCCGCCCGCCGCGCGTGCTCGTGGAGTGGTGGCCCCGCCCGATCATCGCGGCGACGCGCGACTCGTGGGTCACGGGGCTGCTGGGAACGCTGGGGGCCGTGAACGCCCTCGCCGGGCGTCCGGGCCGCAGCTCCCCCCTCACCCTGGAGGAGGTCCGGGCCGCTCGCCCCGACCTGATCGTGTGCTCGTGGTGCGGGGCCAGGCGGCTGCGGCCCGAGGTGATCGAGGCGCGCGGACTGGGCGTGCCGGTCGTCTGCGTGCCGGAAAGCGGGCTGGGCCGTCCCGGTCCGCGGCTGATCGAGGGGGCGAGGGCGATAGCGGCGGCGCTGGCGGGGCTGCCGGTGGCCTAA
- a CDS encoding TetR/AcrR family transcriptional regulator, which translates to MARSVNPIQDRARRAALEKAAYLALYERGYAGVTLADIAGHAGVSKGTLAYHFGSRAGLLAAVMRRFTRTITVATRRALRQAETPGAKLRAYVENQFYGVENTRRFYTVSLDFLAAATRDPALMDVQRDFQRETLALDLELARLAGEAGAPERARLLRALVEGLSVRFLADPEPDLSAYRAECLRGLRALLGWEA; encoded by the coding sequence CGCAGCGTCAACCCCATTCAGGACCGGGCCCGGCGCGCGGCGCTGGAGAAGGCGGCCTACCTCGCCCTGTACGAGCGGGGCTACGCGGGCGTGACCCTCGCCGACATCGCCGGGCACGCGGGGGTCAGCAAGGGCACCCTCGCCTACCACTTCGGGAGCCGGGCCGGGCTGCTCGCGGCGGTCATGCGCAGATTCACCCGCACGATCACGGTCGCCACCCGGCGGGCCCTGCGGCAGGCGGAGACGCCCGGGGCCAAGTTGCGCGCCTACGTGGAAAACCAGTTCTACGGGGTGGAGAACACCCGGCGCTTTTACACGGTGTCGCTCGACTTCCTCGCCGCCGCCACCCGCGACCCCGCCCTGATGGACGTGCAGCGCGACTTCCAGCGCGAGACGCTGGCCCTCGACCTCGAACTCGCGCGGCTGGCGGGGGAGGCGGGCGCCCCCGAGCGGGCGAGGCTGCTGCGCGCCCTCGTCGAGGGCCTGAGCGTGCGCTTCCTCGCCGACCCGGAACCGGACCTCTCCGCCTACCGGGCCGAGTGCCTGCGGGGCCTGCGCGCCCTGCTGGGCTGGGAGGCTTAG